In Amaranthus tricolor cultivar Red isolate AtriRed21 chromosome 3, ASM2621246v1, whole genome shotgun sequence, a single window of DNA contains:
- the LOC130808839 gene encoding DNA-directed RNA polymerase II subunit RPB1 isoform X1, which translates to MDIRFPYSPAEVTKVQLIQFGILSPDEIRQMSVVQVEFSETTERGKPKPGGLSDPRLGTIDRKMKCETCTANMAECPGHFGHLELAKPMFHIGFLKIVLSIMRCVCYNCSKILADEEDHKFKQALKIRNPKNRLKRILEACKNKRKCEGGDSIDVQDQDDGEPVKKSRGGCGAQQPTFTIEGMKIIAEYKMTKKKNDEQEQLPEPAERKQQLTAEKVLSVLKRISDEDCQLMGFNPKYARPDWMILQVLPIPPPPVRPSVMMDTSSRSEDDLTHQLAMIIRHNDNLRRQERNGAPAHIISEFAQLLQFHIATYFDNELPGQPRATQRSGRPIKSICSRLKAKEGRIRGNLMGKRVDFSARTVITPDPNINIDELGVPWSIALNLTYPETVTPYNIERLKELVDYGPHPPPGKTGAKYIIRDDGQRLDLRYLRKSSDHHLELGYKVTLSLGVSFSAALELAFSDFINASIQVERHLNDGDFVLFNRQPSLHKMSIMGHRIKIMPYSTFRLNLSVTSPYNADFDGDEMNMHVPQSFEARAEVLELMMVPKCIVSPQANKPVMGIVQDTLLGCRKITKRDTFIEKDVFMNILMWWEDFDGKVPQPAILKPRPIWTGKQVFNLIIPKQINLVRFSAWHQETETGILTPGDTRVLVERGELLSGTLCKKTLGSSSGSLIHVIWEEVGPDAARKFLGHTQWLVNYWLLQNGFSIGIGDTIADAATMETINETISKAKNEVKNLIRAAQEKQLEPEPGRTMMESFENRVNQVLNKARDDAGSSAQRSLSESNNLKAMVTAGSKGSFINISQMTACVGQQNVEGKRIPFGFVGRTLPHFTKDDYGPESRGFVENSYLRGLTPQEFFFHAMGGREGLIDTAVKTSETGYIQRRLVKAMEDIMVKYDGTVRNSLGDVIQFLYGEDGMDAVWIESQKLDSLKMKKSEFDATYRYEFDAENWEPDYMLKEHVDDLKTIREFRNVFDAEVQKLEVDRCQLATDIATTGDNSWPLPVNLKRLLWNAQKTFKVDMREKSDMHPMEIVEAVDKLQERLKVVPGDDFLSKEAQKNATLFFNILLRSTLASKRVLKEFKLNREAFDWVIGEIESRFLQSLVAPGEMIGCVAAQSIGEPATQMTLNTFHYAGVSAKNVTLGVPRLREIINVAKKIKTPSLSVFLHPEISKTKERAKNVQCILEYTCLRSVTHATEVWYDPDPMSTIIEEDVDFVRSYYEMPDEEVSPDKISPWLLRIELNREMMVDKKLSMADIAEKINLEFSDDMTCIFTDDNAEKLILRIRIVNDEAQKGDLEADSAEDDVFLKKVASSMLTEMALKGIPDINKVFIKQSKVNKFDEEKGFKAENEWMLDTEGVNLLAVMCHEEVDATRTTSNHLIEVIEVLGIEAVRKALLDELRVVISFDGSYVNYRHLAILCDTMTYRGHLMAITRHGINRNDTGPLMRCSFEETVDILLDAAVYAESDYLRGVTENIMLGQLAPIGTGGCSLYLNEDMLRHAIELQLPSYVENLEFGMTPARSPISGTPYHDSIMSPSYLLSPNLRHSPISSDAAFSPFVSGMGFSPAASPYPSPGGSGYSPTSPGYSPTSPGYSPTSPGYSPTSPTYSPGSPGYSPTSPAYSPTSPSYSPTSPSYSPTSPSYSPTSPSYSPTSPSYSPTSPAYSPTSPAYSPTSPAYSPTSPSYSPTSPSYSPTSPSYSPTSPSYSPTSPSYSPTSPSYSPTSPAYSPTSPGYSPTSPSYSPTSPSYSPTSPSYNPSAKYSPSLAYSPSSPRISPSSPYSPTSPNYSPTSPSYSPTSPSYSPSSPSYSPSSPYSSGASPDYSPSSPQYSPSAGYSPSAPGYSPSSTSQYTPQMSDKDGRSNR; encoded by the exons ATGGATATTCGATTTCCATACTCTCCGGCAGAAGTCACTAAAGTTCAATTGATTCAGTTCGGAATTCTCAGTCCTGATGAAATC CGGCAAATGTCAGTGGTTCAAGTGGAGTTTAGTGAGACCACGGAGAGAGGGAAACCTAAGCCTGGTGGGTTAAGCGATCCGAGATTAGGAACAATTGATCGGAAAATGAAGTGTGAGACATGTACAGCAAATATGGCGGAATGCCCCGGTCATTTTGGACACCTTGAGCTTGCCAAGCCTATGTTTCATATTGGGTTTTTGAAGATTGTGCTTAGTATTATGCGTTGTGTTTGCTACAATTGCTCTAAGATTCTTGCTGATGAG GAAGACCATAAGTTTAAGCaagcattaaaaataagaaatccCAAAAATCGGTTGAAGAGAATATTAGAAGCTtgcaaaaacaaaagaaaatgtgAAGGAGGTGATTCAATTGATGTACAAGATCAGGATGATGGGGAGCCTGTCAAGAAAAGTCGTGGTGGCTGTGGTGCACAACAGCCCACGTTCACTATTGAAGGTATGAAAATCATTGCTGAGTACAAGATGACAAAGAAGAAAAATGATGAGCAGGAACAGCTCCCTGAGCCTGCTGAAAGAAAGCAGCAGCTAACGGCTGAGAAG GTGCTTAGTGTGCTGAAGAGAATAAGTGATGAAGACTGtcaattgatgggttttaaTCCAAAATATGCTCGCCCTGACTGGATGATTCTTCAAGTTCTTCCTATTCCTCCACCTCCTGTGAGACCATCtgtgatgatggatacatcttcAAGGAGTGAG GATGATTTGACCCATCAATTAGCCATGATCATTCGTCATAATGATAATCTGAGAAGACAAGAGAGGAATGGGGCACCTGCACATATCATCTCTGAATTTGCACAGCTGCTGCAGTTTCATATTGCTACATACTTTGACAACGAGCTGCCTGGACAGCCAAGG GCCACACAGCGATCAGGTAGACCAATTAAGTCCATATGTTCAAGGCTGAAAGCCAAAGAAGGTCGCATAAGAGGCAACTTGATGGGAAAACGAGTGGATTTTTCTGCACGTACTGTTATTACACCTGATCCAAATATTAATATTGACGAATTGGGTGTGCCATGGAGTATAGCATTGAACCTCACGTATCCAGAGACTGTGACTCCTTATAATATTGAAAG GTTGAAAGAGCTTGTTGACTATGGCCCTCATCCTCCTCCAGGTAAAACTGGGGCCAAGTATATCATTAGGGATGATGGTCAGAGGCTTGATCTTCGCTATTTAAGGAAAAGTAGTGACCATCATTTAGAGCTAGGGTACAAGGTAACCCTTTCACTAGGCGTTTCCTTTTCTGCAGCACTTGAACTAGCATTTTCTGACTTTATCAATGCTTCAATACAGGTTGAGAGGCATTTGAATGATGGCGACTTTGTGCTTTTCAACCGACAGCCAAGTCTCCACAAAATGTCTATTATGGGTCACAGGATAAAGATCATGCCCTATTCTACATTTAGATTAAATTTGTCTGTTACATCACCTTACAATGCTGATTTTGATGGTGATGAAATGAACATGCACGTTCCTCAATCCTTTGAGGCTCGGGCGGAAGTTCTTGAATTAATGATGGTTCCTAAATGTATTGTTTCCCCACAAGCAAACAAACCAGTTATGGGAATTGTGCAGGATACACTATTGGGCTGTCGtaaaataacaaaaagggaTACTTTTATTGAAAAG GATGTATTTATGAATATTCTTATGTGGTGGGAGGATTTTGATGGAAAAGTTCCTCAACCTGCTATCTTGAAGCCCAGGCCAATTTGGACTGGAAAGCAAGTATTCAATCTAATTATACCGAAGCAGataaatcttgttagattttcTGCATGGCATCAGGAGACAGAAACAGGTATTCTGACCCCTGGGGATACCCGTGTCCTGGTAGAAAGAGGAGAGCTACTATCTGGAACGCTTTGCAAAAAGACCCTAGGATCATCCAGTGGGAGTTTAATTCATGTCATATG GGAAGAAGTCGGTCCAGATGCTGCTCGTAAATTTTTGGGGCACACCCAGTGGCTTGTTAATTATTGGTTATTACAGAATGGTTTTAGTATTGGGATTGGAGATACAATTGCTGATGCAGCGACCATGGAAACCATTAATGAAACGATTTCGAAAGCTAAAAATGAAGTGAAAAATCTTATAAGAGCGGCGCAGGAAAAGCAGTTGGAGCCTGAACCTGGACGTACGATGATGGAATCTTTTGAAAACAGAGTTAACCAG GTTTTAAATAAAGCTCGTGATGATGCTGGAAGTAGTGCTCAGAGGAGTCTGTCTGAAAGTAACAACCTGAAGGCTATGGTTACAGCAGGATCCAAAGGAAGTTTTATCAACATATCCCAGATGACTGCTTGTGTGGGGCAGCAGAATGTTGAAGGCAAACGAATACCATTTGGTTTTGTTGGTCGAACATTACCTCATTTCACAAAGGATGATTATGGGCCAGAAAGTCGTGGGTTTGTGGAGAATTCATATCTGAGAGGATTAACTCCACAGGAGTTCTTTTTCCATGCTATGGGAGGTAGAGAAGGTCTCATTGATACTGCTGTTAAAACTTCTGAGACTGGTTACATACAACGAAGACTAGTCAAGGCTATGGAGGACATCATGGTCAAATATGATGGGACTGTGAGGAATTCTCTCGGGGATGTTATACAGTTTCTTTATGGTGAAGATGGTATGGACGCTGTTTGGATTGAATCTCAGAAGTTGGATTCCCTGAAAATGAAGAAATCAGAATTTGATGCCACATACAGATATGAGTTTGATGCTGAGAACTGGGAGCCGGATTATATGTTGAAAGAGCATGTGGATGATCTAAAAACTATTCGTGAGTTCCGTAATGTGTTCGATGCTGAAGTCCAAAAGCTTGAAGTTGATAGATGCCAACTTGCTACTGATATTGCAACCACAGGTGATAACTCTTGGCCATTGCCTGTTAATCTCAAGAGGCTGTTATGGAATGCCCAAAAGACATTCAAGGTTGACATGCGAGAAAAGTCTGATATGCACCCAATGGAAATTGTAGAAGCTGTGGATAAGCTTCAGGAGAGGTTGAAGGTTGTTCCTGGTGATGACTTTTTAAGTAAGGAGGCTCAGAAGAATGCCACCCTCTTTTTTAACATCTTGCTTCGCAGTACACTGGCTAGCAAACGTGTTTTGAAGGAGTTCAAGCTTAACCGAGAAGCTTTTGACTGGGTTATAGGTGAAATAGAGTCCAGGTTTTTGCAGTCCTTGGTGGCTCCTGGGGAAATGATAGGCTGTGTCGCTGCCCAGTCGATTGGTGAGCCTGCCACTCAGATGACGCTCAACACTTTCCACTATGCTGGTGTTAGTGCTAAGAATGTCACTCTTGGTGTTCCAAGGTTGAGGGAGATCATCAATGTggccaaaaaaatcaaaactccCTCACTATCAGTCTTTTTACATCCTGAAATTAGCAAGACCAAGGAGAGAGCTAAAAATGTTCAATGTATTCTAGAATATACATGTCTGCGAAGTGTGACTCATGCGACTGAAGTGTGGTATGATCCAGACCCTATGAGCACTATCATCGAGGAAGATGTGGATTTTGTTAGGTCTTACTATGAAATGCCAGATGAAGAGGTATCGCCTGATAAAATTTCTCCCTGGCTGCTTCGTATAGAATTGAACCGTGAAATGATGGTGGACAAAAAGTTGAGCATGGCTGATATTGCAGAGAAAATCAACCTGGAATTCAGTGATGACATGACTTGTATCTTTACTGATGATAATGCTGAGAAGTTGATCCTTCGTATTCGTATTGTGAATGATGAAGCTCAGAAGGGGGATTTGGAGGCTGATTCTGCCGAGGATGATGTATTCCTCAAAAAGGTTGCTAGTAGCATGCTGACTGAGATGGCACTTAAAGGAATTCCAGATATTAACAAGGTTTTCATTAAGCAGAGTAAAGTGAATAAGTTTGATGAGGAAAAAGGTTTCAAGGCTGAAAATGAGTGGATGTTAGATACTGAAGGTGTCAACCTTCTTGCTGTTATGTGTCATGAGGAAGTTGATGCAACAAGGACAACAAGTAATCATTTGATTGAAGTTATAGAAGTTCTTGGAATTGAGGCTGTTCGGAAGGCCTTGCTAGATGAGTTGCGTGTTGTCATTTCCTTTGATGGATCGTATGTCAACTATCGTCATTTGGCTATTTTGTGTGATACAATGACATATCGTGGGCATCTAATGGCTATTACTCGTCATGGTATCAACCGAAATGATACTGGGCCGTTGATGAGGTGCTCATTTGAAGAAACAGTGGATATTCTTCTTGATGCTGCTGTATATGCGGAATCGGATTATTTGAGGGGTGTGACAGAAAATATTATGTTAGGACAGCTAGCGCCAATTGGGACTGGTGGCTGTTCATTATATCTTAATGAGGATATGTTGCGACATGCTATTGAACTCCAGCTACCAAGTTATGTGGAAAATTTGGAATTTGGTATGACACCAGCTCGATCACCGATATCTGGAACACCTTACCATGATAGCATCATGTCTCCAAGTTACTTGTTGAGCCCAAATCTTCGTCATTCGCCTATCAGCAGTGATGCTGCCTTTTCTCCATTTGTCAGTGGCATGGGGTTTTCTCCTGCAGCATCCCCGTATCCTTCGCCAGGAGGATCTGGATATAGCCCTACTTCCCCAGGATACAGCCCTACTTCACCAGGCTATAGCCCTACTTCACCTGGGTATAGCCCAACTTCCCCAACTTACAGCCCCGGGTCTCCTGGCTACAGTCCAACAAGTCCAGCATATTCACCTACGAGCCCATCTTACTCTCCCACCTCGCCCAGCTACAGTCCTACCTCACCGAGCTACAGCCCCACATCACCGAGCTATAGCCCCACTTCTCCAAGTTACAGCCCCACTTCTCCAGCATACAGCCCCACATCACCAGCGTACAGCCCCACATCACCAGCGTACAGCCCCACATCACCATCATACAGCCCTACATCACCATCTTACAGCCCTACATCACCATCCTACAGCCCTACATCTCCATCCTACAGCCCCACATCCCCATCCTACAGCCCCACATCACCTTCATACAGTCCAACATCACCTGCATACAGTCCTACTTCCCCAGGATATAGTCCCACCTCTCCTAGTTATAGTCCTACTTCACCAAGTTACAGTCCTACTTCTCCAAGTTATAACCCATCAGCCAAGTATAGTCCCTCACTTGCATATTCTCCCAGCAGTCCGAGAATTTCACCATCCAGTCCCTACAGTCCTACATCTCCAAATTACAG TCCAACGTCGCCATCTTACTCTCCTACATCGCCTTCTTATTCGCCTTCAAGCCCAAGTTATAGTCCAAGCAG TCCATATAGTTCTGGTGCAAGTCCAGATTATAGCCCCAGCTCTCCACAATACAG tCCTAGTGCAGGATACTCTCCAAGTGCTCCGGGTTACTCTCCTTCGTCCACCAGTCAGTACACTCCACAAATGAGCGACAAGGATGGTAGAAGCAACCGTTAA
- the LOC130808839 gene encoding DNA-directed RNA polymerase II subunit RPB1 isoform X2, protein MDIRFPYSPAEVTKVQLIQFGILSPDEIRQMSVVQVEFSETTERGKPKPGGLSDPRLGTIDRKMKCETCTANMAECPGHFGHLELAKPMFHIGFLKIVLSIMRCVCYNCSKILADEEDHKFKQALKIRNPKNRLKRILEACKNKRKCEGGDSIDVQDQDDGEPVKKSRGGCGAQQPTFTIEGMKIIAEYKMTKKKNDEQEQLPEPAERKQQLTAEKVLSVLKRISDEDCQLMGFNPKYARPDWMILQVLPIPPPPVRPSVMMDTSSRSEDDLTHQLAMIIRHNDNLRRQERNGAPAHIISEFAQLLQFHIATYFDNELPGQPRATQRSGRPIKSICSRLKAKEGRIRGNLMGKRVDFSARTVITPDPNINIDELGVPWSIALNLTYPETVTPYNIERLKELVDYGPHPPPGKTGAKYIIRDDGQRLDLRYLRKSSDHHLELGYKVERHLNDGDFVLFNRQPSLHKMSIMGHRIKIMPYSTFRLNLSVTSPYNADFDGDEMNMHVPQSFEARAEVLELMMVPKCIVSPQANKPVMGIVQDTLLGCRKITKRDTFIEKDVFMNILMWWEDFDGKVPQPAILKPRPIWTGKQVFNLIIPKQINLVRFSAWHQETETGILTPGDTRVLVERGELLSGTLCKKTLGSSSGSLIHVIWEEVGPDAARKFLGHTQWLVNYWLLQNGFSIGIGDTIADAATMETINETISKAKNEVKNLIRAAQEKQLEPEPGRTMMESFENRVNQVLNKARDDAGSSAQRSLSESNNLKAMVTAGSKGSFINISQMTACVGQQNVEGKRIPFGFVGRTLPHFTKDDYGPESRGFVENSYLRGLTPQEFFFHAMGGREGLIDTAVKTSETGYIQRRLVKAMEDIMVKYDGTVRNSLGDVIQFLYGEDGMDAVWIESQKLDSLKMKKSEFDATYRYEFDAENWEPDYMLKEHVDDLKTIREFRNVFDAEVQKLEVDRCQLATDIATTGDNSWPLPVNLKRLLWNAQKTFKVDMREKSDMHPMEIVEAVDKLQERLKVVPGDDFLSKEAQKNATLFFNILLRSTLASKRVLKEFKLNREAFDWVIGEIESRFLQSLVAPGEMIGCVAAQSIGEPATQMTLNTFHYAGVSAKNVTLGVPRLREIINVAKKIKTPSLSVFLHPEISKTKERAKNVQCILEYTCLRSVTHATEVWYDPDPMSTIIEEDVDFVRSYYEMPDEEVSPDKISPWLLRIELNREMMVDKKLSMADIAEKINLEFSDDMTCIFTDDNAEKLILRIRIVNDEAQKGDLEADSAEDDVFLKKVASSMLTEMALKGIPDINKVFIKQSKVNKFDEEKGFKAENEWMLDTEGVNLLAVMCHEEVDATRTTSNHLIEVIEVLGIEAVRKALLDELRVVISFDGSYVNYRHLAILCDTMTYRGHLMAITRHGINRNDTGPLMRCSFEETVDILLDAAVYAESDYLRGVTENIMLGQLAPIGTGGCSLYLNEDMLRHAIELQLPSYVENLEFGMTPARSPISGTPYHDSIMSPSYLLSPNLRHSPISSDAAFSPFVSGMGFSPAASPYPSPGGSGYSPTSPGYSPTSPGYSPTSPGYSPTSPTYSPGSPGYSPTSPAYSPTSPSYSPTSPSYSPTSPSYSPTSPSYSPTSPSYSPTSPAYSPTSPAYSPTSPAYSPTSPSYSPTSPSYSPTSPSYSPTSPSYSPTSPSYSPTSPSYSPTSPAYSPTSPGYSPTSPSYSPTSPSYSPTSPSYNPSAKYSPSLAYSPSSPRISPSSPYSPTSPNYSPTSPSYSPTSPSYSPSSPSYSPSSPYSSGASPDYSPSSPQYSPSAGYSPSAPGYSPSSTSQYTPQMSDKDGRSNR, encoded by the exons ATGGATATTCGATTTCCATACTCTCCGGCAGAAGTCACTAAAGTTCAATTGATTCAGTTCGGAATTCTCAGTCCTGATGAAATC CGGCAAATGTCAGTGGTTCAAGTGGAGTTTAGTGAGACCACGGAGAGAGGGAAACCTAAGCCTGGTGGGTTAAGCGATCCGAGATTAGGAACAATTGATCGGAAAATGAAGTGTGAGACATGTACAGCAAATATGGCGGAATGCCCCGGTCATTTTGGACACCTTGAGCTTGCCAAGCCTATGTTTCATATTGGGTTTTTGAAGATTGTGCTTAGTATTATGCGTTGTGTTTGCTACAATTGCTCTAAGATTCTTGCTGATGAG GAAGACCATAAGTTTAAGCaagcattaaaaataagaaatccCAAAAATCGGTTGAAGAGAATATTAGAAGCTtgcaaaaacaaaagaaaatgtgAAGGAGGTGATTCAATTGATGTACAAGATCAGGATGATGGGGAGCCTGTCAAGAAAAGTCGTGGTGGCTGTGGTGCACAACAGCCCACGTTCACTATTGAAGGTATGAAAATCATTGCTGAGTACAAGATGACAAAGAAGAAAAATGATGAGCAGGAACAGCTCCCTGAGCCTGCTGAAAGAAAGCAGCAGCTAACGGCTGAGAAG GTGCTTAGTGTGCTGAAGAGAATAAGTGATGAAGACTGtcaattgatgggttttaaTCCAAAATATGCTCGCCCTGACTGGATGATTCTTCAAGTTCTTCCTATTCCTCCACCTCCTGTGAGACCATCtgtgatgatggatacatcttcAAGGAGTGAG GATGATTTGACCCATCAATTAGCCATGATCATTCGTCATAATGATAATCTGAGAAGACAAGAGAGGAATGGGGCACCTGCACATATCATCTCTGAATTTGCACAGCTGCTGCAGTTTCATATTGCTACATACTTTGACAACGAGCTGCCTGGACAGCCAAGG GCCACACAGCGATCAGGTAGACCAATTAAGTCCATATGTTCAAGGCTGAAAGCCAAAGAAGGTCGCATAAGAGGCAACTTGATGGGAAAACGAGTGGATTTTTCTGCACGTACTGTTATTACACCTGATCCAAATATTAATATTGACGAATTGGGTGTGCCATGGAGTATAGCATTGAACCTCACGTATCCAGAGACTGTGACTCCTTATAATATTGAAAG GTTGAAAGAGCTTGTTGACTATGGCCCTCATCCTCCTCCAGGTAAAACTGGGGCCAAGTATATCATTAGGGATGATGGTCAGAGGCTTGATCTTCGCTATTTAAGGAAAAGTAGTGACCATCATTTAGAGCTAGGGTACAAG GTTGAGAGGCATTTGAATGATGGCGACTTTGTGCTTTTCAACCGACAGCCAAGTCTCCACAAAATGTCTATTATGGGTCACAGGATAAAGATCATGCCCTATTCTACATTTAGATTAAATTTGTCTGTTACATCACCTTACAATGCTGATTTTGATGGTGATGAAATGAACATGCACGTTCCTCAATCCTTTGAGGCTCGGGCGGAAGTTCTTGAATTAATGATGGTTCCTAAATGTATTGTTTCCCCACAAGCAAACAAACCAGTTATGGGAATTGTGCAGGATACACTATTGGGCTGTCGtaaaataacaaaaagggaTACTTTTATTGAAAAG GATGTATTTATGAATATTCTTATGTGGTGGGAGGATTTTGATGGAAAAGTTCCTCAACCTGCTATCTTGAAGCCCAGGCCAATTTGGACTGGAAAGCAAGTATTCAATCTAATTATACCGAAGCAGataaatcttgttagattttcTGCATGGCATCAGGAGACAGAAACAGGTATTCTGACCCCTGGGGATACCCGTGTCCTGGTAGAAAGAGGAGAGCTACTATCTGGAACGCTTTGCAAAAAGACCCTAGGATCATCCAGTGGGAGTTTAATTCATGTCATATG GGAAGAAGTCGGTCCAGATGCTGCTCGTAAATTTTTGGGGCACACCCAGTGGCTTGTTAATTATTGGTTATTACAGAATGGTTTTAGTATTGGGATTGGAGATACAATTGCTGATGCAGCGACCATGGAAACCATTAATGAAACGATTTCGAAAGCTAAAAATGAAGTGAAAAATCTTATAAGAGCGGCGCAGGAAAAGCAGTTGGAGCCTGAACCTGGACGTACGATGATGGAATCTTTTGAAAACAGAGTTAACCAG GTTTTAAATAAAGCTCGTGATGATGCTGGAAGTAGTGCTCAGAGGAGTCTGTCTGAAAGTAACAACCTGAAGGCTATGGTTACAGCAGGATCCAAAGGAAGTTTTATCAACATATCCCAGATGACTGCTTGTGTGGGGCAGCAGAATGTTGAAGGCAAACGAATACCATTTGGTTTTGTTGGTCGAACATTACCTCATTTCACAAAGGATGATTATGGGCCAGAAAGTCGTGGGTTTGTGGAGAATTCATATCTGAGAGGATTAACTCCACAGGAGTTCTTTTTCCATGCTATGGGAGGTAGAGAAGGTCTCATTGATACTGCTGTTAAAACTTCTGAGACTGGTTACATACAACGAAGACTAGTCAAGGCTATGGAGGACATCATGGTCAAATATGATGGGACTGTGAGGAATTCTCTCGGGGATGTTATACAGTTTCTTTATGGTGAAGATGGTATGGACGCTGTTTGGATTGAATCTCAGAAGTTGGATTCCCTGAAAATGAAGAAATCAGAATTTGATGCCACATACAGATATGAGTTTGATGCTGAGAACTGGGAGCCGGATTATATGTTGAAAGAGCATGTGGATGATCTAAAAACTATTCGTGAGTTCCGTAATGTGTTCGATGCTGAAGTCCAAAAGCTTGAAGTTGATAGATGCCAACTTGCTACTGATATTGCAACCACAGGTGATAACTCTTGGCCATTGCCTGTTAATCTCAAGAGGCTGTTATGGAATGCCCAAAAGACATTCAAGGTTGACATGCGAGAAAAGTCTGATATGCACCCAATGGAAATTGTAGAAGCTGTGGATAAGCTTCAGGAGAGGTTGAAGGTTGTTCCTGGTGATGACTTTTTAAGTAAGGAGGCTCAGAAGAATGCCACCCTCTTTTTTAACATCTTGCTTCGCAGTACACTGGCTAGCAAACGTGTTTTGAAGGAGTTCAAGCTTAACCGAGAAGCTTTTGACTGGGTTATAGGTGAAATAGAGTCCAGGTTTTTGCAGTCCTTGGTGGCTCCTGGGGAAATGATAGGCTGTGTCGCTGCCCAGTCGATTGGTGAGCCTGCCACTCAGATGACGCTCAACACTTTCCACTATGCTGGTGTTAGTGCTAAGAATGTCACTCTTGGTGTTCCAAGGTTGAGGGAGATCATCAATGTggccaaaaaaatcaaaactccCTCACTATCAGTCTTTTTACATCCTGAAATTAGCAAGACCAAGGAGAGAGCTAAAAATGTTCAATGTATTCTAGAATATACATGTCTGCGAAGTGTGACTCATGCGACTGAAGTGTGGTATGATCCAGACCCTATGAGCACTATCATCGAGGAAGATGTGGATTTTGTTAGGTCTTACTATGAAATGCCAGATGAAGAGGTATCGCCTGATAAAATTTCTCCCTGGCTGCTTCGTATAGAATTGAACCGTGAAATGATGGTGGACAAAAAGTTGAGCATGGCTGATATTGCAGAGAAAATCAACCTGGAATTCAGTGATGACATGACTTGTATCTTTACTGATGATAATGCTGAGAAGTTGATCCTTCGTATTCGTATTGTGAATGATGAAGCTCAGAAGGGGGATTTGGAGGCTGATTCTGCCGAGGATGATGTATTCCTCAAAAAGGTTGCTAGTAGCATGCTGACTGAGATGGCACTTAAAGGAATTCCAGATATTAACAAGGTTTTCATTAAGCAGAGTAAAGTGAATAAGTTTGATGAGGAAAAAGGTTTCAAGGCTGAAAATGAGTGGATGTTAGATACTGAAGGTGTCAACCTTCTTGCTGTTATGTGTCATGAGGAAGTTGATGCAACAAGGACAACAAGTAATCATTTGATTGAAGTTATAGAAGTTCTTGGAATTGAGGCTGTTCGGAAGGCCTTGCTAGATGAGTTGCGTGTTGTCATTTCCTTTGATGGATCGTATGTCAACTATCGTCATTTGGCTATTTTGTGTGATACAATGACATATCGTGGGCATCTAATGGCTATTACTCGTCATGGTATCAACCGAAATGATACTGGGCCGTTGATGAGGTGCTCATTTGAAGAAACAGTGGATATTCTTCTTGATGCTGCTGTATATGCGGAATCGGATTATTTGAGGGGTGTGACAGAAAATATTATGTTAGGACAGCTAGCGCCAATTGGGACTGGTGGCTGTTCATTATATCTTAATGAGGATATGTTGCGACATGCTATTGAACTCCAGCTACCAAGTTATGTGGAAAATTTGGAATTTGGTATGACACCAGCTCGATCACCGATATCTGGAACACCTTACCATGATAGCATCATGTCTCCAAGTTACTTGTTGAGCCCAAATCTTCGTCATTCGCCTATCAGCAGTGATGCTGCCTTTTCTCCATTTGTCAGTGGCATGGGGTTTTCTCCTGCAGCATCCCCGTATCCTTCGCCAGGAGGATCTGGATATAGCCCTACTTCCCCAGGATACAGCCCTACTTCACCAGGCTATAGCCCTACTTCACCTGGGTATAGCCCAACTTCCCCAACTTACAGCCCCGGGTCTCCTGGCTACAGTCCAACAAGTCCAGCATATTCACCTACGAGCCCATCTTACTCTCCCACCTCGCCCAGCTACAGTCCTACCTCACCGAGCTACAGCCCCACATCACCGAGCTATAGCCCCACTTCTCCAAGTTACAGCCCCACTTCTCCAGCATACAGCCCCACATCACCAGCGTACAGCCCCACATCACCAGCGTACAGCCCCACATCACCATCATACAGCCCTACATCACCATCTTACAGCCCTACATCACCATCCTACAGCCCTACATCTCCATCCTACAGCCCCACATCCCCATCCTACAGCCCCACATCACCTTCATACAGTCCAACATCACCTGCATACAGTCCTACTTCCCCAGGATATAGTCCCACCTCTCCTAGTTATAGTCCTACTTCACCAAGTTACAGTCCTACTTCTCCAAGTTATAACCCATCAGCCAAGTATAGTCCCTCACTTGCATATTCTCCCAGCAGTCCGAGAATTTCACCATCCAGTCCCTACAGTCCTACATCTCCAAATTACAG TCCAACGTCGCCATCTTACTCTCCTACATCGCCTTCTTATTCGCCTTCAAGCCCAAGTTATAGTCCAAGCAG TCCATATAGTTCTGGTGCAAGTCCAGATTATAGCCCCAGCTCTCCACAATACAG tCCTAGTGCAGGATACTCTCCAAGTGCTCCGGGTTACTCTCCTTCGTCCACCAGTCAGTACACTCCACAAATGAGCGACAAGGATGGTAGAAGCAACCGTTAA